Within the Miscanthus floridulus cultivar M001 chromosome 17, ASM1932011v1, whole genome shotgun sequence genome, the region CGAGTCCGTGCCCGTGTACAGCAGGCCCCCCACCGCTGCTAGCGAGTAGACGTGTCCGCCGTCCTCCTTGACGAGCGAGCCGAGGAGCCCCGTCCGCTGCTTGGTCGTCGCGTCCTCTGCGGAACCACCGCGGGGGCTGGCGCCGAGACCCGGGAGCTGCGTCCACGGGGACGAGGCGTACGGCGACACCGCAGTGCTCGCGTTCGTGGTCGGAGTCGCCGCCGTAGTAGTCGTCGTCCAGCCGTAGGAACTGGAGCAGCTTCTTGTGGTTGCCCATGGCGCGCGCAGTTcagcagctagctagctaatcGTCCGATCGAGTTGCAGGAGTTGGACGGGAGCAGGAATGACGGCACGTCGGCGGCGGACATCTCGGGCAGGCCCGACAGCGTGAACCGCGCGTCTAGGTTGTCCTCGGGCGGGAACTCCACCAGGCCACGCACGACACGGGCCTGCCGGCGCCCGCCCGCCGCCCGAGAAGCCTCGCGAACGCCGACGGGCCGTCCTTGGCGAGTTGCCGCATGAGGTCGTCCAGGTCGGGGCCAGGGTCCTCGTCGTCCATGAACTCGAACCGGACGCGGCCCCGGCCCACCGGCACGTAGTCGCCACCGGCCGACATGCCCACGAACGCGGCCAGCTTCGCGCCCACGCTGGAGAGCGAGGGGAAGGTCACTAGGAGGCCGTTGGCCGGGGTCGTGGCCGGCTTCCTCTTCCCTGCCACGGTGGCCGTGGCCGCTTTCTCTCCCATGGATCGGACTCGGATCTCTACCACGTCTTCGTGGCCAATCCCGCCCGGGAGGATGCTCGCCGGCGGAGAGGTCCGGCCGCGAGTGGCGCATGGCCAGCGCGAGCACCAGTGAGTACGACTGCATGGAGTGGCTGGACGTGCAGGCGCCGCGCTCCGTGGTGTACGCGTCGGTGGGCAGCGTGGTGCTGCTCAACGCGGAGGAGGTGGGCGAGATGACGCACGGGCTCGCTTCCACCGGAATGAACTTTGCTGAGctggagggaggagagggagggaatgagtgggtgacgcgcgggccccacatgtcaaaaCCGCTCAAAGATAGATCAAAACAGCCTTGTCCTCGTCCAGTGCTAAAAGtaaacggttttgacagttgggaTACCGGTACTAGACGATTTTATAGTTGAGAGTTAAAATTAGATCAACATAATAATTAAGGgatcaaaagtggacttaatacTATATAATATAGGGGGGAAATTCTCCGGTTTTTCCGTAGACCGTTGTCGGCACTTGAGCTCGAAGGCAGCCTGCACTGCACAGTGGTCAGGTCGTGGCATGAAAACTTGCCTGGACGACGACCATCACCCCTGCTCTCTGGTCCGCACGTAGACGGCGGACCGATGGACTGGTCAATGCGGACTCTCTGCGTCTGCGTGCGTGCAGCGGCTATCCTTACTGAGCCCTTGTTCAGATgtcatccaaattctaagtttttttactctttctctatcacatcaatttttagctgtttgtatggagtattaaatataggtaaaaaaataactaattacacagtttagttggaaatcacgagatgaatcttttgagcctagttggtccacgattggacaatatttgccaaataaaacgaaagtggtactattcatcgggttcaaaaaatttgcaaagtgaaccaGACCTGGATGCACGAATTGTGCGCTATAATTAACTCGATTTCGTCACCAGATTCTTTGACTCATAAAAAATAGAATGAATTATAATTTAAGACGGAGAGGGAGTAATCTAAGTGTGTTACCGATGATTGGTTTCTTAGGCtgtcccaatggtgtattgatgatggtttctatcatcATTAAATGACTTACCACGTAGGTAAAACGCTGACATGACaccgtaattaatgaagaaagagagcaaaaatcatagaaattgtttcctaatgaagaaatcaggtcttctcttgacccaatgcaccaagaaaccatgaaatcgccattggggagaaaccacaagtttctagggagctcgtgccGCATTTCCATTGGagcaagaagatagagttgggagagagaaagagaaaataattattactcatagaaaccatgggttggaaagcagtacttttttttggtacggtatcctatgttatagaaactactagtttctttcattggaaCTGCCCTTAGTTATCGTATTGTACACAATTTGAATGAATGGCTTTGGTTCCTTATCAGTGTGCGGAGGAGCCCAAAGTGGTGAAGGCAAAACTGATAGTTCCATCGACTCTCTGTTTAATTATGAGCAAATAGAGAAAACAAGACTTCTCGCTATAATGCACGGAGGATATAGCATGGAGGAACGTAAGTCGAAACCGCTCAGAGCTTACCTAGCACCAAACGTACCCTTAATTGCACACATAGACCATCAACATATCGAAAGTCACAGCTTCACACGCTAAAATTAGAGGGGCTGTCTGTATGCAGTGGGGCTGTCTGTATGCAGTATGTACCCATCACagcgttttttttttcctttgaaaCTTATAAGATCGCCTGTCTTGTACTACTTCGTATATAGTACTATTTGACAAAAAAGAAAGATTTGAATACTTTATTACAATTAAAATCTTATTATGGTATGATACTTAGGGGCAGACTAGTTGGTGGCTTCCCACCAAGTCCAGCTTTGATCCTTCTTTCAATCAAAGCTCCCAAAGAAcgcgaaagaagaagaaaagaaaaaggccatgtacttGCACCCGACACCAACAAAAGAAGACGACATCCAAAGGAAATAAGGAACCCAATACCAATCCCACTATTGCCAGCTACTACCTAGCCGTCTACCTGTCGTTCCCCATATAGGGCTGGATATCGAGCCAGCTCTCGAACTGCCTCGTTAGGCTAACGAGTCAGCTCAGCTTGTCTCGTTAATATTACGAACTTAGATTAGTAATTATACCCACTGCTAATTACCACAGTAACTGATGAGAGGAGAAAAAAACAAGAAACCCATGAACAAACGGGAGGCTGGGCTGCCGGAGGCGACGGCCGTGGTGGACGCAGGACGCTAGTTCATGTCCACCATGGCGTCGTGGAAGCACTCGACGCGGTCGCGCGTGACGCACTGCGTGATGAGCCTGGCCCCTGGCTTGTGGGCCCAGGGCTTGACGAGGATGCACGTGGCGATGTAGTCCAGGTTCGTCAGCGGCACCACGTGGGCGGGCGGGCCCCAGCCGTAGTCCACCTCCGCGAAGCCCAGGCGGGTCCAGTCCGACACCAGCAGCGTCCGGTAGTCGGAGGTGATCTGGTACGGGTCCACGCCGCCGGCGCCCTCCTCCCCCGCCGCCCACCGCGCGAACTCCGACGGCAGCCGCTTCTTCCCTTCCCTGATGATCTTCACCACGTCGGTGACGGACGACGAGGCCACCCTGTCGGCCGTGGACGCCACGCGCATGATGTAGTAGCAGTTGCCGTAGAACCCCGCGCCGCCACGCGGGAGGCGGGTGGCGCCGAGGAGCGGCCTCGCGTTCATGGCGAAGCAGAGCTGCACGGGGGTGCCCGCCGGGTCCTCGAACCCCGCGGCGCGGGTGCGGCTCTGCCACGCCTTGGCGATGAGCACCTCGAACGCCGAGCACCGCCCCCCGCCCGTGGCCGCCGCGAACTGCGACTTGAAGTGGTCGATGTAGTCGGCGGAGATGTCGATGGCCAGGTACTCAAGCCGCTTGGCGCCCGTGGGGTCCGGGAGGCTGCCCACCAGCGCGCCGGGCGGGTCCGGGATGGCGTCGCGCGCCCAGGTGGGGGACACGGAGACCTGCTCCGCCCCGCGCGCTAGCTCCCCCACCGCGCCCATGAACTTGGCCGCGCCCAGCCCGTCCGCCACCGCGTGGCTGAACCGAAACCCCACCACGAAGCCGCCGCACGCGAACGCCGTCACCTGCACGAAATCCGGGCGGCGGTCAGAGAGCTGGCTGGGAATCCCAAATCCACGGCGAACGGAGGCAATCCCGCACAATGCAGCTGGAATTAATTAACCCACCTGGACGAGCAGGATGAGCTTGCTCTCCCCGTCGTGGCTGGGCCTGGGCAGCGGGTGCGGGAGCAGGTCGTCCTTGGGGATCTGGAGCGGGTACTCGAGGTAGTCCACGTCCTCCAGGCGGCACCGCACGGCGGCCTCGATGAACCAGACGCCCTCGGCGCTGCAGTCGACGTGCAGGCCCCCCGCGGTCTCGGACGCGGCGAGGCGGCCGGCGAGCGGGTAGTAGTCGACCAGCGCCCGCGCGAGGGCGCGCTCGATGGTCGCCGCGGGGCTCACCCCGTCACGCGCCGGGTCGGGCTTGAAGACGTGCAGCGACTCGATGAGCGCCATCTGCGTCGGGTACCGGTCCAGCCACGACAGGCGGTGCGGGCCCGTCggggtcgccgccgccggcggcacaAGGCGCTGCGCCAGCCGCTCCACCGTcttcgccgccgctgccgccggctcCATGGCTCACCGCCTCACcggaaggagagggagaggaggggggagGGTCTTCTCCCTCCTTTTCCCTTGGCCTGGGAGGATTGGGATTTGGCCTCCGGGAGGAGAAGCGGTGGTGGTTGTGGGTGGGGTGTGCGCTGTCCTGTGACTGTCGAGGTGAAGTGAACTGCGGGAGGTGGTGGTGGTTTATATAGATGGGTGAGTTCCGACGGAGTGGATCAGCGGCGCGGGGCTCCGGGGGAGGGGAGGATTGGCGGCTTGGCGCACGGTGGTGGCGGCCGGGGGGACGCCGGACGCGGACGTGGACAGACTGCCAGAGGCAGGAGTCGCAGCCCTGCAGAGCGGCAGCGGTGCGCGATGGCCGATGGGTAACGGTAGGAAGGGTGCCCGATTTTGTCGACGAGGACGTGAGTCACATGGACCGGGTCCACGGGTCCACCATGGCCGCACGCGCACAGTCCGTTTtcatttctctctttttttttaataCTCGGTAGTGTGTCTGTGCGTTGCTACGAGATAAATAAATTTTTATATTAAAATCACACGGATcatacgataagataacaatactataaaacaTTAAACTGatatttaataaaaaaacaaagtttATAAAATTAACAGTCACTAAGAGCACGACACCGCAGGCTCAtaaactctactatatagatATTTCCGTGATACggttaaaataatattttatatcagcAAAAAGTCTTCGATATTACAAACTAAATAAAGCAATCAAATATGTCAGACAAACATTACTTAATCCACATATTTTGAACCTGTTTGACCAATAAAAATGTATAAAATGACTATTATATTAAACTAAATtcatgtccatcatctattcAAAGCGTGTGTCACAAACGTGTAAATAattttgtcgggttcataaattcagggtccctcggggaccggcttctgcgccaaggctcggtCCAAGAAtataaaaacaacagggcaaaggaacggtccagcaaccgaccggaaggccaggcccaagaagagcaaacgcccgctcatcagctacttcggcccacctcttcgactggAGCACCCAATTCGGGCTTTAgccgcctccggatggcctctcagatcggaaggcctgccctaAGCCCTACTTCCGattccgaccccgcgtccctccaatcagggctcgtaggaaccctgctcaccgctcttctccgaccggggacacccgctcggaagGAACCGAAGGCGTGCGAAGAAAGGtaaggcaaggctcataagtcaaaactactataccagggaccataccctacacggaaCAACACTCTGCGGCCACCCTgatacaaacagtattgtagacgcCGACGTCTCCCACTACAGTATTATTGGGGCCGCTAAAATTCCTATACGGTAAAAACCCTCCGCGTGTCcctggacatcgatagcggtatgtgcaccaggatttaccgtaccgggtgaacatagcgaggctCCTCACATACCTCTAGGTATCAAACAGTTTTTTGCAGGTACTGACGTCAACCCTTCATGAAGAAGACAGCGCCATCTCACacatgcacctgacattctacagtgacatcaacagcgttGTGGGGGCCTACCACTATCCGATCCTCGTCAGcgtaggcaacaaggcttaaaaacatccgtaccctctccctcttacctgtaaagccacccccttcatctataaaaggggataaaCTCCCTCCAACAGGAGGGACCGAATGATCGAAGATCGATTCTAGTAGgctagagttccttagatcgatgactcacaaccacagaaccactaaGTTCCGACCGTAAGCACACGTTtgaacacctagctcatagcgaagttcctgtcacgcTCGGTCCTTCCGGTCGGagtcgaccggacctcttgtacaccccatctttctccttctcgtttgtaaccccactgcaaacttcgagcacctgggctcagaaataaagtcaccaatcgaccccgattggacgtagggcacgttgcccgaaccagtataaatcctgtgtcattgagtgctaggccacctccgatcacaacgtacagcaaaactataaatattcactagttggtcacattctgcaccgacaaaTTTCAATATTATTTAGTTATCTAAATCGATGAGACGTGACACAGTGTCCTTAGCAAATTCTTGAACTCGGCGACGTCTGGCTTCATCAACAAGCAGACGATTGCATAGCCTATAAACAAATTAGTATAGTTCTAGTGCTAATGCCACGGTTTTATTTCAGAGATGCACATAAAAATAACCAAACAACGATATTTTTTCATACAGTTTAAGTTGCACGCAATTGTATATGATCACGTATGTAATCTGGAAAACACTCGTACAAAGGTACTCGTCGCCCAGCTTTTGGAAACTACATCATACAAAAGTACTATTTGTTGTTAATTGAGTCATTCATGCAACTATACTAATTGACTACAGTCTTGACCTACTAGATTCTTACTTTTAATTTCCTCAATTTGAAGAAATAGCTCTTAAAACTTGCAGGGAAATATTTAAGTAGCTTCTTACGTTCAAGTTCCCCAATTTGCTGACAAGCCATTATTTGTATTCTTCTCCACTTATTTTTTTTCTCACCGTATTCAGTAGCATCTTGAAGTTAATGTGAACATATTCAAAGATATTTGAAAGAGAATTTTACCATAGAACAGAAATTACAAATTATGAATGTTTCAAGGCAATTACCTCAAAATTGTTTAAGCTAAGTGACACATCTTAATATTAGTACTTAAGGCTGATCCTAAGTTCTTGGAAGTCCTGGAAAGGAAAtattttataaaaaagaactatATCCTGATATGAACAGCAGAAACTTTTAGAATACTGGGGTGATCCTTACTGAGAATATTAGAGGTCATAGTTTTAAGCTATGCCAAAAATACCAAACACCATATGAAATAAAATATAAAGAGGCACACCTTCAGATTTGTGCAGCTATTTGCAACTGAAGTATTTGAGATTCAGGAAAAAAAGGGGCACACCTTCAGATTTGTGCAAACTGAATACAGGGATTCATCTGTGATAAATATTCCACCAATGTTCATGTGCTGTAGGAATTAGCCCTTGAAACTTGCAGGGAGGTTTGAGAAAACCACAATTTTTATGATGGTAATTAGCACCTTGGAAGTAGTAATTTGGATAGAATTGCCAGGCAACTTTTGTCTTGCACACGGCAAAGAAAAAAGTTAAGAAAGTTATAATGGCAACTAATGCCTCAAAGGACACGCCTGAAAGCAATTAGTAAACTTGCATCATTCTGAATATTTTGTCGTTCTGAAAGCAACAACCTAATAGTCTATCTTATATAAATCATATAATCATAAAAACATTTATAACGCCTCAGCCCAAATGCTAAAGTGATCTGCAAAGAAATACTGAGTTCGGAAATGCTAACAACAGATGGAAACCACAACTAAGGCCACGTTCGGATGGCAGAATTttggctaaaactggctgaaaacactgttccgcctaaaaaaagaagtcgaacaagccgaatatgaggtaagccgaatgAGGCCTAAACCAGTTTATTAAATAGAGCATGGCATTCCAGTACACAAGCATCGACCACCTATAGCAAAAGCACTCAGCACTAGGTAGCTGACATTGATCCTAAATTTCCAATCAACAATCCATAAAAAAACAGACAATTGAATAGATGACAAGCAAATAAAAAATGGCATGCTTATCTCATCGATGACATTATTTACAGAAATTTGAATAGCTCCACCGGTTGCTGCTGCAATACAATGCAAATCTTATTGACATGACCGGCGTAGAAAAATAGGCGTTTTAAAAAGTGCATATTCAAAAATCATCTCAGGCAGGCACCGGAAGTACCGATgaactgctgctactgctacttcTGTTTCATTATAGTTTCATAGATAATGAATGATTCAAAGACCAAATAAGTAAATGGGAATGCAGGGAATGTAATAGGCGACTAACCTGGAACCAAGTAAACCACCGAATCAGGTTGCTTGCGCTCACTTTTATTTAAGAGTATTCAAATGAGAGGTCATAATAAATATGAGGTTAAAACCATCTTTACAGATCATTGGCATTAAGATCCAATTTAGTATTGTTGATCACTCATCGCTTGCTCTATATCATttacaaatacaaatgaaagccGCTTGTTGACCAATGAACAGCAAAGCACTGTTCTACCTGTAGCAAAGTAAAAGACCATAAAGTTAATGAAACGATGAACTGTGAACTTAGTTTTAATTTGATAACAAAATACCAACAATGCCCATAATTTTTTGTAAGTAGCATTGGCAATGTCCTCTCTATCCTACAACATATTCATTATGTCCTATTTGCGCAATCTGTTGACCCAAAAACACAAATAAAATGAGCATAAGTATTCATTATGTCCTATTTGAGcaatttgttgacccaaaaacaCAAAtgaaacaagcataagtacgtgTGTTTTTAGAATAAAGGGTGGCTCTGTCCTCACTAACCTCATTAGCTTTTGGTTGATTTAGGAGTCTATATTCTCTCATATGCCCTCTGCCAGTCCTCTTAAGCCTTCTTCAGTGGATGTGTTTCGTTATCTTGAAATGCCAAATGTGGTCTGCACCTTAATCATTAAGAACACATACAGAGTAGTGTATACAGTATACCACAATTTTATAAAGTTtatatagacgaaaagaaaatATAAATTAGGACTCCAGTAAACTGAATTAGAAACATTTTTATTTCCCGTGAGTTTCACATTATTGAGGGGATGATGGGTGAGGAGAAGGGGGTGACGTACAATATAGGTACTATAGGAACCGGTGAAAACTCTTTCCTGCTGCTGTGGATCACAATCTCATTTGGATATCTGCAACGATAAATCAATTTTAAATATGAATGAGTTCTAAGCAATAGGAGGAGGGCAGAATCACTTAAGGGAACCATCACACTTGAGTAAACGTGTGCCAGATGCGGGACTAGGTTGTAATAAAATTTATCCATGATGCGGCAAGAAATGGAACTCCGCCATTGTTCGCAACCAATTAGACCCGATTAGAAATCAAGAACTAATTGAAAATAAAAAGAGATGAGTGCGTACAGGGTTGGATCAGAGGAAGGAAGCAGTGCGTACAGGTAAGAGCAAAGCTGGACAATGCATGTGTGGTGGCTGCGCCGCCCCTCCCATGGCGCTAGGGCTCGCCTCGCTCGGCCGACGCCTGACTCCACCGGTCGCCGAACACGTGCATCCTGCCCCCATCGctgtgctcctcctcctcctactccggATCCACTGAGGGCCATGCGCCCATGCTAAGCTCCTGCTCCCCGCCCAGGCCGGCACCTCACCCGGTCGTTGTGGGATAAGGGGCACGAATGAGGCGGCGTTGGAGGAGGGGTGTGCGCGGGCTACGTCGCGGCGAGCTACGGGCGAGTGCAGCGGCGCCGCGGCCAGCTGTGGGTGGGCGACGATGGGGAGGCGGGTGGAGGAATCACGAGATCGAGGCTGAATCTGGACGTGGTCGGGCGGCGAGCGACAGGGGATCGCAGGGGAAGGCTGACCGAGGGAGCGACGGGCGCGGGATTGCAGGCGTTGGCAGacagacgaaccaaaacaaacgtcgcaccaaaaaatatacacgctttattctttttagttgtaggatatTTATTTATGGAAATTATTTGTCTTACTGTACTTCATTTATCCATTCCATACTTCCCGGCAGAAACCAACAGGTCGTTGCAACGTGAAGCTCCTTTTCTTTCGCCAACGCCCAACATGCATGAGCACATTTCGTGTTTTCACAAACATGTGCAATCACGTTTTTGGCTTGGAGAGCACCTCGATCGGAAGCAATGACTTACTTCTTCCGTTCTATTTAGATGTATAGTAAAATCTTACATATCTAGAAAAGCGGAAACAATTTATAATTTGTAATGGAGGAAGTACATTGTAGCGATTCAACTCATACGAAGTACTAGACATCACAACGGATCTTTTACTAATGAACATGGTAGCGAGTTTGGCTAGAATCTAAAAAGGCATAAATATTAAAATCTATAATTAACCAAAACTATTTCCTTTggcatttttttttcatttttaacatAATCTATAATATATCAGGTTGTGATGAATCTATCAATTACTCTATATGTTCATGCCATCTATATCCATAACTTTTCCATGTGCACACACTCTATGCTTCAATATGCATTTAGTTAAAAAGTCATATCATATTAAGGTGGCTCTTGTTGCAGCCATTGTCTCATAACGTCACGAATCTAGATTTTGACATTGATCTTGATGGTAGTTATAATTTTTAATCAACATGTTAAGTTGAAACTCTTATACCAATGATAACTTTTATACCTTTCATTTAAAACTTTCGTATTGTATTTTATTAAATATAGATTTTATGCCTTAGATTGCACTTTCGATGACTAGAGCAAATGATACAAGGTTAATAAATATAGATTGCACTTTGGAGCTTCAAGTCATATTATATTTAAGAGGACCACTGATGCAAAACCTCAAGAGCATATTAATATATTTAAACCCAACAGTTATTGCTTATTCCAAACAAACGTAGTGAGCGCGCCAGCAACAGGCGATGAGTCGAGGCAGGGCACGGCAGGCCACATTGTGCGGTGGGGcggcaatgtttttttttttatttcgttAATCAATTTGTAGAGGCTGTCAAGGTTTTCAATGTTCCATAGAAATTGATTTCTATGTGTGATTTGATAGTCAGTCTCTACAAATCTTGATTTGTACACACGCTTGGGTAGAGACAGGTAAAAGCTATGTCTGAGTTCTACCCTATCTCTATATGCCGGATTATGCATTCCTTGATAATACCAAGAGTTTATATCATCAACAAGAAGTGAGTAATTTACAGACTTATATATGCTTAGTTTACTGTTATTTATCTTTTACTGGTaatattttagtttattttaGTAATGTTGGTTGGGGAGTTACTTTGAGATATTTTCTAGATGATAGAAATGGCTAGTTGAAAAATAGATATAACCAATGACTATTATTTTCAGTGAACATTAAAGTCTATTTATTTAATGGCttgatttttttctatttttatgcGAATCTGTAGAACT harbors:
- the LOC136517097 gene encoding acyl transferase 7-like; translated protein: MEPAAAAAKTVERLAQRLVPPAAATPTGPHRLSWLDRYPTQMALIESLHVFKPDPARDGVSPAATIERALARALVDYYPLAGRLAASETAGGLHVDCSAEGVWFIEAAVRCRLEDVDYLEYPLQIPKDDLLPHPLPRPSHDGESKLILLVQVTAFACGGFVVGFRFSHAVADGLGAAKFMGAVGELARGAEQVSVSPTWARDAIPDPPGALVGSLPDPTGAKRLEYLAIDISADYIDHFKSQFAAATGGGRCSAFEVLIAKAWQSRTRAAGFEDPAGTPVQLCFAMNARPLLGATRLPRGGAGFYGNCYYIMRVASTADRVASSSVTDVVKIIREGKKRLPSEFARWAAGEEGAGGVDPYQITSDYRTLLVSDWTRLGFAEVDYGWGPPAHVVPLTNLDYIATCILVKPWAHKPGARLITQCVTRDRVECFHDAMVDMN